A region from the Melioribacter roseus P3M-2 genome encodes:
- the mscL gene encoding large-conductance mechanosensitive channel protein MscL: MKVIDEFKKFAIRGNVIDMAIGIIIGSAFGKIVSSFVNDVIMPPIGWLIGNVDFSELALVLKDKTDTADAVTIRYGVFLNTVIDFLIIAFTIFVVIKQINRLRKKEEEPKPAPTTKECPKCFTLIPIKASRCPNCTSEI; the protein is encoded by the coding sequence ATGAAAGTAATCGACGAATTCAAAAAATTTGCCATACGCGGCAATGTTATTGATATGGCAATCGGTATCATTATCGGAAGCGCATTCGGTAAAATAGTCAGCTCTTTTGTAAACGACGTCATAATGCCTCCTATAGGCTGGTTGATCGGCAATGTCGATTTTTCCGAACTTGCGCTCGTACTGAAAGATAAAACCGATACGGCCGACGCGGTAACAATTCGATACGGAGTATTCTTAAATACCGTAATCGATTTCCTGATAATTGCCTTTACGATATTCGTCGTGATTAAACAAATAAATCGACTAAGGAAGAAAGAGGAAGAACCGAAACCCGCGCCGACTACAAAAGAATGTCCGAAGTGTTTTACGTTAATTCCGATCAAGGCTTCGAGATGCCCGAACTGTACTTCCGAAATTTAG